The Flavobacterium sp. 1 genome contains the following window.
AAGCGAACCAGCGACTTTGGACCAAATGCCTATTTTCGATTTATAATCTGCCCTTTCTTTATTATAAAACTCATCCGAATTTATTTTTTCAACAGAATGAAAACCGACTTCCTCTAATAAAGCTGGCAAATCTTCTGCAATTCTATTATTCATTCCGGCATCGTGTCTCCATTTTAAGAACGTAGTGTAAAACTCCTGCATGCTTTCTGGAGGTGACGGATTCCAATTTAAATTCGTGTGGTCATAGTCCAAAATAGAAATTTGACCGTTTGGTTTCAAAAGAGATTTCATTTTTATTAAAGCCTCTTTTGGATCGCTTAACCATTGCAATGTTCTAGCCGAAACGATTAAATCAAATTTTTCTTCAGGATTGAAATCAAACAAATCGACATGAATTAATTCTAAATTCGTGATGTCTTGATGTGATTCAATTCCACTTAAAATTAAACTTTCGGTATTGTCAATTGCAGTAACTTTTCCTTTTTCGCCAACTATAGCAGCAATATCTTTCGAAATGAAACCAGTAGCACACCCAATGTCCAGAACTTTCATGCCAGGTTTTAAAATAGAAGCCAAATGTCTGTAATCATTTGCCAAGCTTCTGTCATTATATGCTTTATTGGCTTCTTGATTGTCTCTTTGAATGTGTTTGTTTACTTTCATTTTCTATTTTAAAATCATTTTTTATTTTCCAAAACCATTTCATAATGCTCCACAACTGGAAACGAATTATAATAATGATGTAGTAATTTTTTCCATTCTAGATACGCCTCAGATTCTCTAAATCCAACGGTGTGATCTTCTAATTTTTCCCAATCAACCAATAACAGATATTTATTTTCTTCTTCTAAACACTTTCTCAAACTATGGCTTACATAACCTGAAATGGACTGTATAAACTGGCTGGCAATGGCAAAATCTCTTTCAAAATTTTGTTCTTCTCCTTTTATTACCTGCAGATTAGCCATTTCTAAGACCATATGTATTTTTATTTATAAACCCGACAGATTTAAAAAAATGTGTCGGGTGTTATTGAAATTGATCTGTATTTTAAATAATAGAAAACTGATAAACAGAATTACTGAAAACTAAAAAATTAAGAACTGATTACTTTTAGTAAGGAAGTTTGTCAGCAAAAGCGACAATATCTTCTTTAATGTTTTGCAAATAATCAATGTCATCAAAACCATTGATCATGTTGTTCTTTTTGTATCCGTTGATATCAAAAGATTCTTTTTGACCAGTAGCCAATAAAGTAATAGTCTGTGCTGGCAAATTGATTTCTAATTGTGTATTTGGATCAGCTTCGATTGCTTTGAAAATAGTTTCAGCAAATTCTGGGCTAACTTGCACTGGCAAAACACCAATATTCAAACAGTTTCCTTTGAAGATATCTGCAAAGAAAGAAGAAACTACCGCACGGAATCCGTAATCATAAACTGCCCAAGCAGCGTGCTCACGAGAAGAACCTGAACCAAAGTTTTTTCCTCCTACAAGGATTTTTCCAGAGTAAGTAGAATCGTTTAAAACGAAATCAGCTTTTGGAGTATCATCTCCATTATATCTCCAGTCTCTAAAAAGATTGTCTCCAAAACCTTCACGTTTTGTAGCTTTCAAGAAACGAGCAGGGATGATTTGATCTGTATCTACGTTTTCTATCGGTAGTGGCACTGCACTACTGGTAAGGATATTAAATTTATCGTATGCCATTTGATTTTATTTAACCGCAAAGACGCAAAGGCGCAATGCTATATTAATTATTATTTAACTGAAAAAAGCGCAATGCCTTTTCTTGATATAATCTAAATGATTAGTAATTATTTACGAATCTTTTGAAACCATTTTTTATGATTGGGACGTTAAAATTAATTAGAAATCCCATTCTTTTATCTGCTAATTTAAGATATGATATTATTTGTGCTTGATGTACTGGTAATATTGTATCTACAGATTTTAATTCTATTATTATTTCTTTTTCAACTAAAATATCAATCTTGTACTCTTTTGATAAATCAAAACCTTTAAATTGCAAAGGAATACCAACTTGACTTTCTGCTGAAACATTTCTCAACTGCAATTCTCTCAAAAGACACATCTCATATACAGATTCTAATAAACCAGGTCCCATAATTTTATGAACCTCAAGACTAGCTAAAAATATTTGTTTGGCTAATTCTTCATATTTATCTATATACATATTTTCTTTGCGTCTTAGCGCCCTTGCGGTGAGAAATTAAAAAAGCTCTCTTGGGTCTGTTAATTTTCCAGTAACTGCAGCAGCAGCAGCCATAATTGGACTAGCCAACAAAGTTCTTGAACCAGGACCTTGACGACCTTCAAAGTTTCTGTTTGAAGTACTCACTGCATATTTTCCAGCAGGAACTTTATCATCGTTCATTGCCAAACAAGCAGAACAACCCGGCTGGCGCAATACAAATCCTGCTTCAGTCAAAATATCCAAAATACCTTCTTCCTTAATCTGAGCTTCTACAACGTGAGAACCTGGAACTAGCCAAGCTGTAACGTTGTCCGCTTTTTTACGGCCTTTTACAATTTCTGCGAAAGCTCTAAAATCTTCAATACGTCCGTTTGTACAGCTTCCCAAGAAAACATAATCGATTGTTTTTCCAATCATTACATCATCTTCTTGGAAGCCCATATAAGCTAACGATTTTTTATACGTTTCCGCACCGCCTTCAACTTGATTAGCGTTCGGGATATGTTTAGTGATGCCAATTCCCATTCCAGGATTTGTACCATAAGTAATCATTGGTTCGATATCTTCTGCTTTGATATTTAATTCAGTATCAAAAATTGCATCAGCATCAGTTTTTAAAGTTTTCCAGTATTCAACTGCTTTAGTCCAAGCTTCACCTTTAGGAGCATACAATCTTCCTTCAAGGAAATCAAAAGTAGTTTGATCGGGAGCAATCATACCACCGCGAGCACCCATTTCGATACTTAGGTTACAAACAGTCATACGGCCTTCCATAGTCATTTCTTCGAATACATTACCTGCATATTCAGCAAAATATCCTGTACCTCCCGAAGTAGTCAATTGAGCAATAATATAAAGAGCAACGTCTTTTGGCCCCACACCTTTGCTTAATTTACCATTTACGTTGATACGCATTTTCTTTGGCTTTGGCTGCATGATACATTGTGTAGCCATAACCATTTCCACTTCAGAAGTTCCGATGCCAAAAGCAATCGCTCCAAAAGCACCGTGCGTAGAAGTATGTGAATCCCCGCAAACAATAGTTGCACCTGGCAAAGTAATTCCGTTTTCAGGACCTACTACGTGTACGATTCCGTTTTTAATATGACCTAATCCCCAGTGAGAAATTCCGTATTCTGCCGAGTTATCTTCTAATGCTTGTAATTGATTAGCAGAAAGTGGATCAGCAACAGGTAAATGTTGGTTTATAGTTGGTGTATTGTGATCGGCAGTGGCAAAAGTACGCTCTGGGTATAAAACCTTTACGTTTCTAGCTTTTAATCCTAAAAAAGCAACAGGACTCGTAACTTCGTGAATGAAATGGCGGTCAATAAAAAACACATCTGGTCCATCTTCAATTTTACGCACTACATGTGAATCCCATACTTTGTCAAATAATGTCTTACTCATTTTCTTTTTTTTTAATTGTAATTGGTATAACCACAGAAACTTGGTGTAATTATAATAGAAGTTCAAAAGTAAAAAAAAGTTATATTGTCGTCAATTGCGATATTTCGTTTTATACGATACCCAAACATTTGTGTTTTTTGGATAGCAAACTGTTGCCGCTTTATTTTAGAAAGAGCACTATTTACAAAAGGCAATACTTTTTTTTAAATGGAACAACTAACATTGGGTTTGCTGTTGTTTTTAATAATTGGCAAATTTATCGCTATTGTGTTATAAAATAGCGCTTTTTGATTTAAAATATATAACATTTTAAAATAAAATAGTAACAAAAAGGCAGATTTAGATTTAGAATTTCGCTTTGTTTTTGAGATGTAATTTTGTCTTTTTTAATGAAAATAATGTTCATGAAAAGCAATTTTTTTTGAAAAAATACTACGACATCCAAAAAATAGATATTTCGTTTTTTCAGAAAAACAAAAAGAAGTTTTATTGCTTTTGAAAGAGATATAGGTATTCTTTTCAGATAAATTAAAATTGAATCTAGGATAAAAGATTACTGATTTTTCGAGTATTTATTATCTATTAATTTTCCAGTTGTAAGTTATCGTATTTTATAAATTTTTCTGTTGATAAATTAAGCTGGAATACCCCAAAAAAATTCCTAATTTTGAAATTCACTTTTTGTGATTTTACAAAATCACAATCACTTCATTTGCAATTATGTACTTAATATTCGATACCGAAACTACTGGATTACCTAAGCGTTGGGATGCGCCCATCACCGATTCTGATAACTGGCCTCGCTGTATACAAATCGCTTGGCAGCTACATGATGAGATGGGAACACTTATTGAGCATCAGGATTATTTGGTAAAGCCCGAAGGATTCAATATTCCGTACGATGCAGAACGTATTCACGGAATTTCAACCGAATTGGCAGAAGCCGAAGGAATTTCTTTGACCGAAGTTTTGGAGAAATTCAATATTGCATTAAGCAAAGCCAAATTTATCGTAGGTCAGAATTTAGGTTTCGACGTTAATATTATGGGCGCCGAATTGCACCGAATGGGAGTCGATTCTCCAATGAGTTCGATGCCTGTTTTGGATACCTGTACCGAAGTAACTGCTTCGTTATTGAAGTTGCCTGGAGGCCGTGGAGGAAAATTCAAATTGCCTACTTTGACCGAGTTGCACAGTTATTTATTCAACGTTCCTTTTGCGGAAGCGCACAACGCCACCGCCGACGTTGAGGCAACTACACGCTGTTTTTTAGAATTAATTCGCCGTGAAGTTTTTACCAAAGAAGAACTGGATGTTCCAAAGGGTTATTTCGACACCTTTCAAAATAAAAATCCTAAGGAAATTCCGTTAATCGGGTTAAAACACATTAACCTAAAAAAGGCTTCGGATGCTATTAGAGAGCAACTGAAAGCATTGGTCTCTGATGATGTCCAAACGGTTGTTTCAGATTCGGACAAACAAGGTTTAAAAGAGGCTAAGTTTGCGCATTTGCATAATCATACGCAATTTTCGGTATTGCAGTCAACTATTGGAATTGGAAATATTGTTTCGGCTACAGCCAAAAATAAAATGCCTGCCGTTGCTATGACTGATACCGGAAACATGATGGGTGCTTTTCACTTTGTGAGCGCCGTCATGAATCATAACAAAGCTGCGTCTGGAAAGAACAAAGCTTTGGTTGAAGCGGGAGAAGAGCCTACGGAAACAGAAATGAAACCAATTGTTGGGTGCGAATTTAATATTTGCGAAAACCATTTGGATAAAAGCAAAAAAGACAATGGAAATCAAGTTGTCTTATTGGCTAAAAATAAAAAAGGCTATCACAATCTGGCAAAAATGTCGTCGATTGCCTTTACAGACGGATTTTATTATGTTCCGAGAATTGACCGAAATATTATCGAAAAATATAAGGAAGACATCATGGTTTTGTCCGGGAATTTATATGGAGAGATTCCGAGTAAAATTCTAAACATTGGAGAAAACCAAGCCGAAGAAGCTTTGATTTGGTGGAAAGAACAATTTGGCGATGATTTTTATTTGGAAGTGATGCGCCACAATCAAGAAGATGAAAACCGTGTGAATAAAACCCTGATTGAATTTTCGAAAAAACACGATGTAAAACTAATTGCGACCAACAATACTTATTATTTAAATAAAGAAGATGCTAATGCGCACGATATTTTACTGTGTGTAAAAGACGGTGAAAAGCAGGCAACGCCAATTGGTCGTGGTCGTGGTTATCGTTACGGATTACCTAATCAGGAGTACTATTATAAATCGGAAGAAGAGATGAAAAAACTCTTTTCTGATTTGCCGGAAGCGATTATTAATATTCAGGAAATCGTTGATAAGGTTGAAGGCTACTCGCTTTACCGTGATGTGTTGCTTCCAAAGTTTGATATTCCTCAAGAATTTGTTGATCTGGAAGATGAAAAAGACAATGGCGTTCGTGGAGAAAATGCTTATTTGAGGGATTTGACGATGATTGGTGCCAAAAAAAGATATGGTGAAATTACAGAATCTATTCAGGAACGTCTCGATTTTGAACTGTTAACGATTTCAAATTCCGGATATCCGGGGTACTTTTTGATCGTACAGGATTTCATCGCCGAAGCCCGCAATATGGACGTTTCGGTAGGGCCAGGGCGTGGATCTGCAGCGGGTTCTGCAGTTGCGTATTGCTTGGGAATTACGAATATTGACCCGATTAAGTACGATTTGCTTTTTGAGCGTTTCCTAAATCCGGATCGTGTGTCTATGCCCGATATTGATATCGATTTTGATGATGAAGGCCGTGGCCGTGTTATGGATTACGTAATCAATAAATACGGAAAGAATCAGGTGGCTCAAATTATCACTTATGGTAAAATGGCAACCAAATCGGCGATTCGTGATACGGCGCGTGTATTGGATTTACCGTTGTTTGAAGCTGATAGAATAGCCAAGTTGATTCCCGCAATGATGCCGGGTAAATGGAATTTGGCGCGTTTCCTTTCTGAAACAGAAGATGAGGTTAAAAAAGCATTAAAAGGTGCTGATGAATTTGAACTTGTAAAAGAATTAATCGCCATTGCCAATGAAGATGATTTGGCAGGAGAAACTATTCAGCAGGCAAAAATTCTGGAAGGTTCCATGCGGAATACAGGTATTCATGCCTGCGGGGTGATTATCACGCCATCTGATATCACGAATTATGTGCCTGTTACTACCGCCAAAGATTCTGATTTATATGTGACGCAATTTGATAACTCGGTTGCCGAAAGTGCAGGACTGCTGAAAATGGACTTCTTGGGTCTGAAGACCCTGACACTGATAAAAGATACGGTTAAATTGGTAAAATACCGTACAGGAACTCAGCTTGACCCCGATACTTTTCCGATTGATGACATAAAAACGTATGAGCTGTTCCAACGTGGAGAAACCATCGGAATTTTCCAATACGAGTCAGCTGGAATGCAGAAATACATGAAGGAATTGAAACCCACCGTTTTTGGAGATTTGATTGCGATGAATGCCTTGTATCGTCCTGGACCTTTGGAATATATTCCGTCTTTTGTTCGAAGAAAAAACGGAGAGGAAGAAATCAAATACGATCTTGATGCCTGCGAAGAATATTTAGGAGAAACTTATGGAATTACCGTGTATCAGGAGCAGGTAATGCTTTTGTCGCAGTCGCTGGCTGGATTTACTAAAGGTGAGGCCGACGTTTTGCGTAAAGCCATGGGTAAAAAACAGAAGGACGTTCTGGATAAAATGAAGCCTAAATTTGTTGAGCAAGCGGCTTTAAAAGGCCATGATGCCAAAGTTTTAGAGAAAATCTGGAAAGACTGGGAAGCTTTTGCGAGTTATGCTTTTAATAAATCGCACTCTACTTGTTATGCTTGGATTGCGTATCAAACGGCTTATCTAAAAGCGCATTATCCTGCCGAATATATGGCAGCGGTACTTTCTAATAACATGAATGATATCAAGCAGGTTTCGTTTTTTATGGAAGAATGTAAGCGTATGGGACTGCAGGTTTTAGGTCCTTGCGTGAACGAGTCGTTTTATAAATTTACTGTAAATGATGATTATGCGGTTCGTTTCGGGATGGGAGCTATAAAAGGAGTGGGTTCTGGGGCGGTTGCCACAATTGTCGAAAGCAGAAAAGATGGGAAATATAAGTCAATTTTTGATTTGGCGAAACGTATCGATTTGCGTGCCGCCAATAAAAAAGCGATTGAAAACTTAGCGTTGGCAGGAGGTTTTGATTCTTTTGAAGGAACAACAAGAGCGCAATATTTTCACGATGACGGCGACGGAATTACCTTTTATGAGAAAGCAATCCGCTATGGTTCGAAGTATCAGGAAAACGAAAACTCCTCTCAGGTGAGTTTGTTTGGCGAAAGCAGTGATGTACAAATTGCTGAACCAGTGGTGCCTCCCTGTGAAGATTGGAGTACTATGGAAAAACTCGCCAAAGAGAAAGAGGTTGTCGGAATTTATATTTCGGGACATCCTTTGGATGATTACAAATTCGAGATGAAATATTTTTGTAACGCAAGGCTCGAAGCTTTGAAAAACATGGAACAGTATGTAGGCAAGAATCTTACTTTTGGTGGGATTATTACCAATGTACAGCACCGTGTGGCTAAAAATGGAAAAGGCTGGGGGACTTTTATGTTAGAAGGTTATGATGAGAGTTATGAATTTAAAATTTTTGGAGAAGAGTATTTAAAGTTTAGACATTTCTTTATCCAAAATAATTTCACCTTCATGAAAGTGCTTATTAAGGAAGGCTGGGTAAATCAGGAAACCGGCAAAAAGACTGACCCTAGAATGCAATTTGTTTTAGTGCAATATTTGCAGGATGTGTTGAGTACTTTTGCCAAAAAGCTAATTCTGCTTTTGAATATTAATGATATTGAGACCGAATTTATTCATAAACTGAACCGTCTTTTTCAAGAATATAAAGGAGATAATACTGTTTCTTTTGAAATCATGGAATTGGAAAAAATAAAACGGATTGTCGAAACAGTTCCCGATTTTGCAGAAAACGAAGAAGAAGCATTTACAGATAGTGATGAAGAAACTGTTGAGGTAAGCGAAGCAAAGCAGGTTACTGAAGTCGAAGAAATAAAGGTAGTCACCAAACTCGCCATGCCAAGCCGAAAGCTGAAAATTCAAATTTCTAATGAACTGCTGTTTGAATTGGAAAAAATGCAGATTAATTTTAAACTGAATTAAATAGAGAGGTTATTTTTTTAAAGGGGTGTTAAAAAGCGCAATGGTTGTTAAAAATTGGTAAAAAAAGGTGCTGAATAACCTTTTTTGTATTGAATTATAATACTATTCTGTGTTTTTTAATAGAGTTTAATTTCTTATTTTTGTAAAATATTTATATTTTTTATATTTTTTTAATAGTTTATTTAGTTATTGTTTATTAAAATTAATAACAAAGTCTTGTTTTTGATTATTTCATATAGTTTTGTCTAAAGATCAGGAAAATAGATATAATTTTGTCCAAAATTAAATTTAAAAAATGAAGACAAAATTA
Protein-coding sequences here:
- the leuC gene encoding 3-isopropylmalate dehydratase large subunit, which produces MSKTLFDKVWDSHVVRKIEDGPDVFFIDRHFIHEVTSPVAFLGLKARNVKVLYPERTFATADHNTPTINQHLPVADPLSANQLQALEDNSAEYGISHWGLGHIKNGIVHVVGPENGITLPGATIVCGDSHTSTHGAFGAIAFGIGTSEVEMVMATQCIMQPKPKKMRINVNGKLSKGVGPKDVALYIIAQLTTSGGTGYFAEYAGNVFEEMTMEGRMTVCNLSIEMGARGGMIAPDQTTFDFLEGRLYAPKGEAWTKAVEYWKTLKTDADAIFDTELNIKAEDIEPMITYGTNPGMGIGITKHIPNANQVEGGAETYKKSLAYMGFQEDDVMIGKTIDYVFLGSCTNGRIEDFRAFAEIVKGRKKADNVTAWLVPGSHVVEAQIKEEGILDILTEAGFVLRQPGCSACLAMNDDKVPAGKYAVSTSNRNFEGRQGPGSRTLLASPIMAAAAAVTGKLTDPRELF
- a CDS encoding methyltransferase domain-containing protein encodes the protein MKVNKHIQRDNQEANKAYNDRSLANDYRHLASILKPGMKVLDIGCATGFISKDIAAIVGEKGKVTAIDNTESLILSGIESHQDITNLELIHVDLFDFNPEEKFDLIVSARTLQWLSDPKEALIKMKSLLKPNGQISILDYDHTNLNWNPSPPESMQEFYTTFLKWRHDAGMNNRIAEDLPALLEEVGFHSVEKINSDEFYNKERADYKSKIGIWSKVAGSLQMVEEGYLENDLRLKAIEEYNHWIETDAISMTMKLNEVRGRI
- a CDS encoding GxxExxY protein; the encoded protein is MYIDKYEELAKQIFLASLEVHKIMGPGLLESVYEMCLLRELQLRNVSAESQVGIPLQFKGFDLSKEYKIDILVEKEIIIELKSVDTILPVHQAQIISYLKLADKRMGFLINFNVPIIKNGFKRFVNNY
- a CDS encoding antibiotic biosynthesis monooxygenase, with product MVLEMANLQVIKGEEQNFERDFAIASQFIQSISGYVSHSLRKCLEEENKYLLLVDWEKLEDHTVGFRESEAYLEWKKLLHHYYNSFPVVEHYEMVLENKK
- the dnaE gene encoding DNA polymerase III subunit alpha yields the protein MYLIFDTETTGLPKRWDAPITDSDNWPRCIQIAWQLHDEMGTLIEHQDYLVKPEGFNIPYDAERIHGISTELAEAEGISLTEVLEKFNIALSKAKFIVGQNLGFDVNIMGAELHRMGVDSPMSSMPVLDTCTEVTASLLKLPGGRGGKFKLPTLTELHSYLFNVPFAEAHNATADVEATTRCFLELIRREVFTKEELDVPKGYFDTFQNKNPKEIPLIGLKHINLKKASDAIREQLKALVSDDVQTVVSDSDKQGLKEAKFAHLHNHTQFSVLQSTIGIGNIVSATAKNKMPAVAMTDTGNMMGAFHFVSAVMNHNKAASGKNKALVEAGEEPTETEMKPIVGCEFNICENHLDKSKKDNGNQVVLLAKNKKGYHNLAKMSSIAFTDGFYYVPRIDRNIIEKYKEDIMVLSGNLYGEIPSKILNIGENQAEEALIWWKEQFGDDFYLEVMRHNQEDENRVNKTLIEFSKKHDVKLIATNNTYYLNKEDANAHDILLCVKDGEKQATPIGRGRGYRYGLPNQEYYYKSEEEMKKLFSDLPEAIINIQEIVDKVEGYSLYRDVLLPKFDIPQEFVDLEDEKDNGVRGENAYLRDLTMIGAKKRYGEITESIQERLDFELLTISNSGYPGYFLIVQDFIAEARNMDVSVGPGRGSAAGSAVAYCLGITNIDPIKYDLLFERFLNPDRVSMPDIDIDFDDEGRGRVMDYVINKYGKNQVAQIITYGKMATKSAIRDTARVLDLPLFEADRIAKLIPAMMPGKWNLARFLSETEDEVKKALKGADEFELVKELIAIANEDDLAGETIQQAKILEGSMRNTGIHACGVIITPSDITNYVPVTTAKDSDLYVTQFDNSVAESAGLLKMDFLGLKTLTLIKDTVKLVKYRTGTQLDPDTFPIDDIKTYELFQRGETIGIFQYESAGMQKYMKELKPTVFGDLIAMNALYRPGPLEYIPSFVRRKNGEEEIKYDLDACEEYLGETYGITVYQEQVMLLSQSLAGFTKGEADVLRKAMGKKQKDVLDKMKPKFVEQAALKGHDAKVLEKIWKDWEAFASYAFNKSHSTCYAWIAYQTAYLKAHYPAEYMAAVLSNNMNDIKQVSFFMEECKRMGLQVLGPCVNESFYKFTVNDDYAVRFGMGAIKGVGSGAVATIVESRKDGKYKSIFDLAKRIDLRAANKKAIENLALAGGFDSFEGTTRAQYFHDDGDGITFYEKAIRYGSKYQENENSSQVSLFGESSDVQIAEPVVPPCEDWSTMEKLAKEKEVVGIYISGHPLDDYKFEMKYFCNARLEALKNMEQYVGKNLTFGGIITNVQHRVAKNGKGWGTFMLEGYDESYEFKIFGEEYLKFRHFFIQNNFTFMKVLIKEGWVNQETGKKTDPRMQFVLVQYLQDVLSTFAKKLILLLNINDIETEFIHKLNRLFQEYKGDNTVSFEIMELEKIKRIVETVPDFAENEEEAFTDSDEETVEVSEAKQVTEVEEIKVVTKLAMPSRKLKIQISNELLFELEKMQINFKLN
- the leuD gene encoding 3-isopropylmalate dehydratase small subunit, producing MAYDKFNILTSSAVPLPIENVDTDQIIPARFLKATKREGFGDNLFRDWRYNGDDTPKADFVLNDSTYSGKILVGGKNFGSGSSREHAAWAVYDYGFRAVVSSFFADIFKGNCLNIGVLPVQVSPEFAETIFKAIEADPNTQLEINLPAQTITLLATGQKESFDINGYKKNNMINGFDDIDYLQNIKEDIVAFADKLPY